The DNA segment CATCCGCAGCCCCGCCTCGGTGGGCGAGTAGCCGAGGACGCCCTGCATGTACTGGCTGAGCAGGAAGATCGAGCCGAACATGCCGACGAACATCAGCATGCTCGCCGCGTTGATCCCGGAGAAGGCGCGGGAGCGGAACAGGCGCATCGGCAGCATGGGGTTGGCCGCGCGGGAGCCGTAGACCACGAAGGCGAGCAGGAGTGCGCCGCCGGCCGACAGGGCGGTCAGGACCACCGGGTCCGTCCAGCCGTCGGAGGGGCCGCGGACCAGGCCGTAGACGATCCCGAAGAGGCCGCCGCTGGCGAGCAGGGTGCCGGGGACGTCCAGGCGGGCGCCGGCGCCGTAGGACTCGGCGAGGCGGAAGCGGGCGAAGGGCAGTGCGATCAGGCCGAGCGGAACGTTCAGCCAGAAGATCCAGTGCCAGGACACGTGTTCGGTGAGGCTGCCGCCGATGAGCGGGCCGGAGGCGACGGCGAGGCCGTTGACGGCGCCCCAGATGCCGTACATGGTCCCGCGCTTGGCGGCGGGCACGGCCGCCGTCAGCAGGGTCAGCGTCAGCGGCATCATCACGGCCGCGCCCACGCCCTGCACCGCGCGGGCGGCGATCAGGGAGTCGATGCCGGGGGCCATCGCCGCGGCGGCGGAGGCGCCGGTGAAGACCGTGAGCCCGGCGATGAACAGCCGCCTGCGCCCGAACCGGTCGCCGAGCGCGGCGCCGAACATCAGCAGGCAGGCGAAGGTGAGCGTGTAGGCGCTCACCGTCCACTCCAGGTCGTCCAGCGCCCCGCCGAGGTCCTTGCGGATGGCGGGCAGGGCGGTGGTGACGACGAGGTTGTCCAGGGCCGCCATGAAACCGGCGACGCTGGTGACGAGGAGGGCCCAGACGGCGCTCCGACGGGTCTGCCGGGCCTCGTGGGCCTGATCGGTCTGCTGTGACATCGCTCCCCCGGGGAAATGAGTTCCCAGTTTCGAGTTTGGTTAGTAATCGATGACTAACTTTTACGCACACGCGTGCGCCCCTGGGCGCACCGTGCCCCTCCCGCGGGCCGGGGCTACGCGTCCGACCCGCCCGTCCCTCGTTCGAACGGGATCGTGTCCAGGTTGTCCCACACGCGGTGCTCGCGCGGGAAGCCCATGGCCACCAGGCAGTTGATGAGCATTCCGTAGGCCATGAACTCGGTCGTGTCCTTCACACACGTGCCGAGCGGCAGATCGACCGCGTCCCACAGCCGCATCCAGCCGGCCCGTACGGCCTCGCCGAACTCCCGGTCGCCCTCTTGCTCGGCGGCGGCGACGGCCAGGTACATCTGCATCTGCATCATCAGCAGCGCGGGCTGCTCGGCGATCGCCGTGGTGTAGGCCCCCGCCATGGCGTGCAGGGCCTCTTCCCCCTCCAGGCCCTCGGTCGCCTCGCGGAACATGCGGATGGTGTCCTCCACGCAGCGTTCGGCCGCCGCGAGGAAGATCGCCCGCTTGCCCGGGAAGAGCCGGAAGAGGTACGGCTGCGACACGCCGACCCGCTTGGCGATGGCCTCGGTGGAGGTGCCGTAGTAGCCACCCCTGCCGAACTCCTCCATCGCCGCGCGGACGACGCTCTCGCGCCGCTCTTCTGCACTCATCCTGGCCATGGGCGGTAAGTTAGTACTCAATTACTAACGGACGCAAGCGGCCCCAGGTGCGAGAAGCCCTGGGCACGAGAAGCCCTGGGTACGCGCAAGGGGCGCCTCCCCTGTGGGAGGACGCCCCTTACATACCGTCAGGCGAGCCGTACGACCGCCCGCGACATCCCCAGCACCTTCTGGCCGGCGCTGGTCGCGGTGAGGTCCACCCGGACCGTGTTGTCGTCCAGCTTGGCCGCGACCTTGGCACTGACCTCGATCAGGGCGCCCTGGTCGTCGTTGGGCACGACGACCGGCCTGGTGAAGCGGACGCCGTACTCCACGACCGCGGCCGGGTCGCCGAGCCAGTCGGTGACCACGCGGATCGCCTCGGCCATGGTGAACATGCCGTGCGCGATGACGTCCGGCAGCCCCACCTCCTTGGCGAACTTCTCGTTCCAGTGGATGGGGTTGAAGTCACCGGAGGCACCCGCGTAGCGCACGAGCGTGGCGCGCGTCACGGGGAAGGTCTGCGCCGGGAGTTCGGTGCCGACCTCGACATCGTCGTAGCCGATCTTCGCCGTCATCAGCTGCTCAAACCTCCTCGGCCGCGCGGGCCACGAGCTTGGTCCAGGCGGTCACGACGTGCTCGCCCGCCTCGTCGTGCACCTCACCGCGGATGTCCACGATGTCGTTGCCCGCGAGGGACTTGATCGCCTCGATGGTGGAGGTGACCGTGAGCCGGTCGCCGGCGCGGACCGGGCGGCGGTAGGCGAACTTCTGGTCGCCGTGCACGACCCGGTCGTAGTCCAGGCCGAGCTGCGGGTCCTCGATCACCTGGCCTGCGGCGCGGAACGTGATCGAGAACACGAAGGTCGGGGGGGCGATCACATCGGGGTGCCCGAGCGCCTTGGCGGCCTCGGGGTCCGTGAACGCCGGGTTGGTCTCCCCCACGGCCTCGGCGAACTCGCGGATCTTCTCCCGGCCCACCTCGTAGGGCGCGGTGGGCGGGTAGGTCCGTCCCACGAAGGACTGGTCGAGCGCCATGGCCCGGCACCTCCTGATGTCTGGATGTGAGGGTCCCAAACTAGCCGGGGCCCGGAGCCGGCCGGAGGCCCGACCGTGAAAACGCCGCGAGGCCGCCCCCTCGAAAGGGGACGGCCTCGCGGACGAGCCTATTTATCGCGTTTCGCGATGCGCGGTGTGCGCATTGCAACGCGGGCAGTGCTTCTTCATCTCCAGTCGATCCGGGTTGTTACGCCGGTTCTTCTTGGTGATGTAGTTCCGCTCCTTGCACTCCACGCAGGCCAGCGTGATCTTCGGGCGGACGTCGGTGGCAGCCACGTGAGTGCTCCTAAGACGAACGGATGGGCTTATTCAACGCAAGAAAGAGTAGCCGATTGAAGGACCGACCCCACAATCGGCTACTGTCAGTAGCGGTGACCGGACTTGAACCGGTGACACAGCGATTATGAGCCGCTTGCTCTACCGACTGAGCTACACCGCTTTGATGAGATCGGATCCCGTCTCGCGACGGGAACCTCTCACACCAGAGCCCCAAAACGGAATCGAACCGTTGACCTTCTCCTTACCATGGAGACGCTCTGCCGACTGAGCTATTGGGGCGAGCGATGAAGACATTACACGGTCCGCCGCCGTTCACCCAAATCCATATCCACGCAGGGCCGGGACGCCTGTCGACGGGCCTGACGGGCGGGACTCCGGGGGCCGCGCGGGGCGGCTGTGAGGCGCTCGGGCGGGGGTCGTGAACGGGCGGGCGGGGCCGCGGAAGGGTGCGCGGGGGCGGGGCGTTGGGGCGGGTGCGCGCGGTGGCGCGGGGGCGGGGCGTTGGGGCGGGTGCGCGCGGTGGCGCGGCGACGGTGGTGCGGCGAAGCGGAACGAGGCGGCGGGTCGGGGAGGCGGTGGATCAGGTGGATCGGGCCCGAGGGTTCGTCACGGAGAGTTGCCGTCGCGGGGACCGCGGCCGACTCTGAACGCGGGCGGGACCCGCGCGCCCCCGGGGCCACAGGGAGCGTCGACGCCTGCGCACCCCCCGTGAACCACGCCGGTACGACTATTCCGCTCCTCCGCGACCTGTGCCGTTCGTCACCCTAGGCTCGACACGCCCTGTGTGATCTTGGGGCGCCCCGAGCCCCCGGTCGCCGGTCACACCGCGTCACAGGCCCCATGCCCTCCCCCGACCTTGGAGCGCGATGCCCGACAGCCAGCCGCAGCCGCACCTGCCGTCGAACTCGCCGAATCCGTCGGCCGGTCTGCTGCTGTGCGGAGCGCGGCTGACCGACGGCCGGACCGTGGACGTACGGCTGGGCGGCGGCCGGATCGAGGCCGTGGGCACCGCGGGCAGCCTGGCGCAGGGGCCGGCCCGCGCGGGCGCCCAGCGGGTGGACCTCACCGGCTATCTGCTGCTGCCCGCCCCGGCGGAGCCGCACGCGCACGGCGACACCGCCCTGTCCGCCGAGGGGCCGGGCCCGGCCTCCTGTGCCCCCGAGGACGTCCGGCGCCGGGCCACGGAGGCGACGCTGCTCCAGCTGGGGCACGGGGCGACCGCCGTACGGGCGCACGTCCGCGTGGGCGATGTACAGGGCCTCGGCGCGCTGAACGCCGTGCTCCAGGCCCGGCGGGCGCTGCGGGGGCTCGCGGAGCTGACCGCGGTGGCGATGCCCCGGCTGCTGACCGGGATGGCCGGGGCGGACGGGCTCGCGATGCTGCGGGACGCGGCGAAGATGGGCGCCGCGGCGGTGGGCGGCTGCCCGGACCTGGACCCGGATCCCACGGGGTACGTGGAGGCGGTCCTGGAGGTGGCCGCGGAGCACGGCCTGCCGGTGGACCTGCACACGGACGCCGCCGACCCGGCCCGGCTGTCCCGGCTCGCGGCGATGGCGGGTGGTCTGCGCCCCGGCGTGACGATCGGCCCGTGTGCCGGTCTCGCGCGCCTGCCCGCCGACGCGGCCTCCCGCGCCGCCGACCAGCTCGCGGCGGCCGGGGTGACGGTCGTCTGCCTGCCCCAGGGCGGCTGCGGCGGCACCGACCGGCGGGGCACGGCCCCGGTACGGCTGCTGCGCGCGGCCGGGGTGCGGACGGCGGCCGGCAGCGGCGCGCTGCGGGACGTGTCGAACCCCGTGGGCCGCGGCGACCCCCTGGAGGCCGCCTACCTGCTGGCCTCCGCCCACGGTCTGGGCTCCGAGGACGCGTACGACGCCGTGAGCGCGACGGCACGCGCCGCGCTGGGCCTCCCCCGGGTCCGGGTGGAGGCGGGGTTCCCGGCCGAGCTCCTGGCCGTGCGCGGCGACCATCTGCCGGGCGCGCTCTCCCTGGCGTACAGCCGGATCGTGATCCACCGCGCCCGGGTGGTGGCCCGGACGAGCGCGGTGCGGGAGTACTGCAACTCGGCGGCGGCCGCGGAGCCGGGACTGCCGCGGCAGGGGCGGGGCGAGGTGCCGTAGCGCCGCCCGCGGTTCGGGTGCCCGGGGTCAACCCGTGCGGCAGACGGGGATGTCCGGGCGTACGGTCTAAAGCATGCGCATTGTCATCGCTGGTGGTCACGGTCAGATCGCGCTGCGGCTGGAACGGCTGCTCGCCGCGCGTGGGTACGAGGTCGCGGGGATCATCCGCAGGCCGGAACAGAGCGACGATCTGCGGTCGGCCGGGGCCGAGCCGGTGGTGCTGGATCTGGAGTCCGCCTCGGTGGAGGACGTCACGGAGCTGCTGCGGGGCGCGGACGCGGCGGTGTTCGCGGCGGGCGCGGGTCCGGGCAGCGGTACGGACCGCAAGGAGACGGTGGACAGGGGCGCGGCCGTGCTGTTCGCGGACGCGGCCGTGCGCGCGGGCGTACGCCGGTTCGTGGTGGTGTCCTCGATGGGCGCGAACCCCGCGCACCAGGGGGACGAGGTGTTTGACGCCTATCTGCGCGCAAAGGGCGAGGCCGACGCGTACGTCACCCGTCAGAAGGACCTGGACTGGACGATCCTGCGGCCCGGATCGCTGACCAATGACGCCGGCACCGGCCTGGTCCGCCTGGAGGCGCACACCGGGCGCGGCATGATCCCGCGGGACGATGTGGCCGCCGTACTCGCGGAGCTGGTGGACACCTCGGCGACGGCCGGTCTGACGCTGGAACTGACGGGCGGTTCGACGCCGGTGTCGGTCGCGGTGAAGTCGGTGGCGGGGAACTGACCTCTGGGCGGCGGGAGTTGAGCGCGCCTCAGAACAGCGGCAGCTGACCGGGAAAGTCGGGGACGACGTATCCGTCCAACGTCGGCTGCGCCGCGCCGAGTTGCGCCTGCCGCCGGGACCCCTCGCAGGAGACGAGTCGCGCGCCCTCCCGGGCCGCGGGCGGATCGTGCCGCGCGAAGCGGCCCGCCACGACGGCGATCTCGCGGTGGCATACGGGGCAGGTTCTGCGGCGGGAGGACATACCGACAGTGTGCCCGCTCCGGGTGTGCCGGTGGTCGGGAGTGCTGGTGGTCGGGGCTGGTGGTCGGGTGTGCCGGTGCGCGGCGGTCGGGTGTGTCGGCGGTCGCGCCCGCTTCAGGTGCGCGACCGTGTCTCCCAGCACTCGGGGCCGATCCCGCGCCAGTCGATCAGCGGCGAGTCCGCGACCTGCTCCGGCTCGATCTCCAGGCCGGCCCGCCGCAGGAACTCCACCAGGTCCCGCACGTTGTGCGCCAGCCCCAGGATCTCCCCGTCCACCCGGACCCGCCGCCCACCGCTGGGTGAGGGCAGCTGGACGACGATGGGTCGTTTCCCGGCCATGGCTCCAGCATCGTCCGGCCCGGGATCCGCCGCACCCGCACCGGGCTCGGGCCCCGGTTCCGGTCCCGATTGCGCTCCTGGTGCCGGTTCTGGCTCTGGTTCCGCCGATCGATATTCGCTCACCCGTTCGATTCTAGTGGTAGATCCCGGGCCGTGCCGCGAAGTGATGCCGCGGGCGGGCGACCTGCCGTGCGTGTTCCGCCGTCGACCAGTACGACAACCACCACCGCAGACTCGGCCACGACATCGACTGGCGCTGACCAAACGGGACCCGACAACGAGAAACCCCCTCTGATCAAGTAATCAACTCGATCAGAGGGGGTTTCTTTTACTGTGGCGGCGCCAGGATTCGAACCTGGGAAGGCTGAGCCGGCAGATTTACAGCGGGCTCCGTCCACCATGCGTGGCCTGCGCCTCTTCCCTCGCCTGCCGTGGCTGGGGGACGTATGGGGGAATAGGGCTGGGTGTTTCGGGTTCTTCGTCGGCCGCCGCCCTCCCGGCCGGTGTCCGATAGGCGGGCACCGGCAGGGAGAGTGCCTCTGCGCTTTAGCCTTCGCCGCCGCCTCACTCGGCGTCGGACTCGCGGCCCGCGTCTATTGGCTTTCGGCTCTGGCCATCCCCGACAAGGTCTGCGTCATTAGACGGTTCGGCATCCTTGCCACCATCGTTCTCGTCAGGGCTGCCCCCAGAGCCGAACTGCCCGGTGACGAAGACACCAACGACTGCGGCCACGTCAATGCCGGCTGCGGCGACAGCCCATCCGGCATGCCCCAAGTAGGCGAGATACGCCGCCAACGCCGTCATGATCGCCAAGGCGACCAGGCCGAAAACCTGCCCCGCGCGCGCCACTCGGTACGCTTGACGCAAGTCGGT comes from the Streptomyces sp. SUK 48 genome and includes:
- a CDS encoding MFS transporter; amino-acid sequence: MSQQTDQAHEARQTRRSAVWALLVTSVAGFMAALDNLVVTTALPAIRKDLGGALDDLEWTVSAYTLTFACLLMFGAALGDRFGRRRLFIAGLTVFTGASAAAAMAPGIDSLIAARAVQGVGAAVMMPLTLTLLTAAVPAAKRGTMYGIWGAVNGLAVASGPLIGGSLTEHVSWHWIFWLNVPLGLIALPFARFRLAESYGAGARLDVPGTLLASGGLFGIVYGLVRGPSDGWTDPVVLTALSAGGALLLAFVVYGSRAANPMLPMRLFRSRAFSGINAASMLMFVGMFGSIFLLSQYMQGVLGYSPTEAGLRMLPWTGMPMIVAPIAGFLSDRVGGRPVVAAGLLLQAAGLGYMACVVTAHASYGVQLPALILSGIGMALYFAPAANLVMSSVRPHEQGIASGANNALREVGGALGIAVMSSIFSAYGGYTSAQSFVDGLRPALVTGAAVVAVAALASLAIPGRARTTGPKPLPETSSAPALEPTSG
- a CDS encoding TetR/AcrR family transcriptional regulator, whose amino-acid sequence is MARMSAEERRESVVRAAMEEFGRGGYYGTSTEAIAKRVGVSQPYLFRLFPGKRAIFLAAAERCVEDTIRMFREATEGLEGEEALHAMAGAYTTAIAEQPALLMMQMQMYLAVAAAEQEGDREFGEAVRAGWMRLWDAVDLPLGTCVKDTTEFMAYGMLINCLVAMGFPREHRVWDNLDTIPFERGTGGSDA
- a CDS encoding MaoC family dehydratase gives rise to the protein MTAKIGYDDVEVGTELPAQTFPVTRATLVRYAGASGDFNPIHWNEKFAKEVGLPDVIAHGMFTMAEAIRVVTDWLGDPAAVVEYGVRFTRPVVVPNDDQGALIEVSAKVAAKLDDNTVRVDLTATSAGQKVLGMSRAVVRLA
- a CDS encoding MaoC family dehydratase N-terminal domain-containing protein, translated to MALDQSFVGRTYPPTAPYEVGREKIREFAEAVGETNPAFTDPEAAKALGHPDVIAPPTFVFSITFRAAGQVIEDPQLGLDYDRVVHGDQKFAYRRPVRAGDRLTVTSTIEAIKSLAGNDIVDIRGEVHDEAGEHVVTAWTKLVARAAEEV
- the rpmG gene encoding 50S ribosomal protein L33 — its product is MAATDVRPKITLACVECKERNYITKKNRRNNPDRLEMKKHCPRCNAHTAHRETR
- a CDS encoding hydrolase; translation: MPDSQPQPHLPSNSPNPSAGLLLCGARLTDGRTVDVRLGGGRIEAVGTAGSLAQGPARAGAQRVDLTGYLLLPAPAEPHAHGDTALSAEGPGPASCAPEDVRRRATEATLLQLGHGATAVRAHVRVGDVQGLGALNAVLQARRALRGLAELTAVAMPRLLTGMAGADGLAMLRDAAKMGAAAVGGCPDLDPDPTGYVEAVLEVAAEHGLPVDLHTDAADPARLSRLAAMAGGLRPGVTIGPCAGLARLPADAASRAADQLAAAGVTVVCLPQGGCGGTDRRGTAPVRLLRAAGVRTAAGSGALRDVSNPVGRGDPLEAAYLLASAHGLGSEDAYDAVSATARAALGLPRVRVEAGFPAELLAVRGDHLPGALSLAYSRIVIHRARVVARTSAVREYCNSAAAAEPGLPRQGRGEVP
- a CDS encoding SDR family oxidoreductase; this encodes MRIVIAGGHGQIALRLERLLAARGYEVAGIIRRPEQSDDLRSAGAEPVVLDLESASVEDVTELLRGADAAVFAAGAGPGSGTDRKETVDRGAAVLFADAAVRAGVRRFVVVSSMGANPAHQGDEVFDAYLRAKGEADAYVTRQKDLDWTILRPGSLTNDAGTGLVRLEAHTGRGMIPRDDVAAVLAELVDTSATAGLTLELTGGSTPVSVAVKSVAGN
- a CDS encoding DUF2335 domain-containing protein → MAEVQQIADPRVVEPLADIQRSMRVVRRELTLRGPLPPPEMLAGYEEALPGLADRIVSMAENEQRHRHEVERTDLRQAYRVARAGQVFGLVALAIMTALAAYLAYLGHAGWAVAAAGIDVAAVVGVFVTGQFGSGGSPDENDGGKDAEPSNDADLVGDGQSRKPIDAGRESDAE